One genomic window of Lepeophtheirus salmonis chromosome 5, UVic_Lsal_1.4, whole genome shotgun sequence includes the following:
- the LOC121117207 gene encoding medium-chain acyl-CoA ligase ACSF2, mitochondrial-like: protein MCSRRTFFRGTRPGIRSNGSTRIFFQDFWKHELWPPFSPGGINLKYGIWGYVERIRKTFPKVCEDAYRLAEAFSNIGFKQGDMIAIWAPNSYEWYLMQCASAIAGSVLVNVNPAFQKDELHYVLNKVPVKGLVCPSTFKTQNYYELKSEVVPEKTSCKPGEINSESAPLFKSVIIIKSPSYKEQDFKLVSRFYINFHGTYCFQSLFESSGTSEDVAHIKNLENIIQADDMFNIQFTSVYIFIWNTYNVRCCLGGPKKVKVDVNSVELGIMGGSNSFLEASKDFEKHLNMKSLMNIYGATETGPTTFVSSPEDSFEVRINTNRPPQGHVEAKIVDQNGKILPVNTPGEIGVRTPGLMHGYYEEQKSSQEAIGPDRYCHSGPNFWSML from the exons ATGTGTTCAAGAAGGACTTTTTTTCGGGGCACAAGGCCAGGAATACGCAGCAATGGCTCTAcgagaatttttttccaagatttcTGGAAACACGAATTGTGGCCTCCCTTCTCACCCGGCGGCATTAATCTCAAATATGGTATTTGGGGTTATGTCGAAA GGATTCGTAAAACCTTTCCTAAAGTCTGTGAGGATGCTTATCGACTAGCAGAAGCTTTTTCTAACATTGGCTTTAAACAAGGAGATATGATTGCTATTTGGGCACCAAATTCCTATGAATGGTACTTAATGCAATGTGCATCTGCGATTGCTGGATCTGTACTAGTCAATGTCAATCCAGCTTTTCAAAAAGATGAACTGCATTACGTTCTTAATAAAGTTCCCGTAAAGGGATTAGTATGTCCTAGCACATTCAAAACTCAAAACTATTATGAATTGAAATCCGAAGTTGTTCCTGAGAAAACGTCATGTAAACCTGGAGAAATTAACTCTGAGTCTGCACCTCTTTTTAAatctgtaattataattaagtctCCTTCGTATAAAGAACAAGACTTTAAGTTAGTGTCACGATTCTATATTAATTTCCA TGGAACATATTGCTTTCAATCTCTATTTGAATCCAGTGGAACGAGTGAGGATGTTGCTCATATtaagaatttggaaaatataattcaagCTGACGATATGTTCAACATTCAATTCACTTCT gtgtacatatttatttggaaCACCTACAATGTACGTTGCTGTCTTGGAGgcccaaaaaaagtaaaagtggATGTAAATTCTGTAGAACTAGGAATAATGGGTGGCTCAAACAGCTTTCTTGAAGCATCTAAGGATTTTGAAAAGCATTTAAATATGAAGTCCTTAATg AACATATATGGGGCAACAGAGACAGGTCCAACTACATTTGTATCAAGTCCTGAGGATTCATTTGAAGTGAGAATAAATACTAACAGGCCTCCACAGGGACATGTTGAAGCAAAGATTGTGgatcaaaatggaaaaattctTCCTGTTAATACTCCGGGGGAGATTGGGGTTCGAACACCTGGACTTATGCATGGTTACTATGAAGAACAAAAGAGCTCACAGGAAGCCATTGGACCTGATCGGTACTGTCATTCAGG